A genomic region of Devosia ginsengisoli contains the following coding sequences:
- the gltB gene encoding glutamate synthase large subunit, with product MAHARNGSQNPVTTKTATAKTLILNGRRVAPSGRPAAQGLYDPANEHDACGIGMIANIKNRPSHEVVEKGLEILENLEHRGAVGADPLMGDGAGILVQTPHAFFKKVLPFALPEKHHYAVAQLFYPNTPGLRDRVAAVVRSCLEREGLTLLGERVVPTDNSKLSEGVIATQPVIEQMVIARPEGLTLDEFERRLLITRKVISNTVYRDVPESDSDNGFYVVSLSARTIVYKGMFLAYQLGPFYPDLGDPDFESAIALVHQRFSTNTFPSWKLAHPYRMTTHNGEINTIRGNVNWMAARQASVSSPLFGDDITKIWPISYEGQSDTACFDNALEFLVRGGYSLPHAAMMLIPEAWAGNPLMDEQRRAFYEYHAALMEPWDGPAAMSLSDGRYVVATLDRNGLRPARYLVTKEGHVVLASESGVLDIPDEDIVERWRLQPGRMLLLDLEEGRIISDEEIKRTLATSNPYAEWLARSQIVLEDLPAVPPKAPEPTDALLDRMQAFGYTQEDIKLLMTPMATTGQEAVGSMGTDTPISALSQKSKLLYTYFKQNFAQVTNPPIDPIREESVMSLVSFIGPRPNIFDLEGVSREKRLEVRQPILTNEDLEKIRAIGDMADNQFKTRTIDITYPADMGAAGMEAAIDAICQEAEAAVRGEYNIIILSDRRIAADRLDIPTLLALAAVHHHLIRKGLRTSTGLVMETGEAREMHHFAMLAGYGAEAVNPYLAFEVLSALHAEGEFPDEVDASEVVHRYIKSVGKGLLKVMSKMGISTYQSYCGAQIFDAVGLSTEFVNKYFFGTATTIEGVGLKEVSQETVRRHALAFGDDAVLRKALDVGGEYAYRIRGEKHAWSPDAVADLQHAVRTKAENAETAQDRYNSFAARVNSGENGYLAIRNLFDIRPLGEPVPIEEVEPAVDIVRRFVTGAMSFGSISREAHTTLAQAMNRIGGKSNTGEGGEEPDRYKPLPDGSRNPMRSAIKQIASGRFGVTTEYLVNADQLQIKVAQGAKPGEGGQLPGHKVDWIVAKTRHSTPGVGLISPPPHHDIYSIEDLAQLIYDLKNVNEQADISVKLVSEVGVGTVAAGVAKARADHITVSGYDGGTGASPLTSLKHAGGPWEIGLAETHQTLVLNRLRSRVVLQVDGGLKTGRDVLIGALLGADEFGFSTAPLIAAGCIMMRKCHLNTCPVGVATQDPVLRKRFKGTPEHVINYFFFIAEELRGLMASMGARNLRDLIGRSDLLDQKHLAEYWKSEGIDFTKLFHKPEALGGDTLYHSESQDHHLEAVLDRQLITLAEPALTRGQPVQIELPIRSRDRSTGAMLSGAVAKAYGHEGLPEDTISIKLTGTAGQAFGAFLARGISIDMVGDANDYVGKGLSGGRIVVRPSDKVSFEPSKSIIVGNTVLYGAISGECYFRGIAGERFAVRNSGAIAVVEGTGDHGCEYMTGGVVVVIGPTGRNFAAGMSGGVAYVLDEDETFRQRCNLAMVDLEPVAEEEALMQQLHHHGGDLEWHGRVDISGDMTKHDDERLHQLISNHLHYTGSDRAKFILDHWVEMRPKFVKVMPVEYRRAIKEMEKKRASGMGMAAAE from the coding sequence ATGGCACACGCGCGGAACGGATCCCAGAACCCCGTCACGACGAAGACCGCCACAGCCAAAACCTTGATTCTGAACGGTCGCCGCGTCGCCCCGTCAGGCCGTCCCGCCGCACAGGGCCTCTACGATCCGGCCAACGAGCACGATGCCTGCGGCATCGGCATGATCGCCAATATCAAGAACAGGCCCAGCCACGAAGTGGTCGAGAAGGGTCTCGAAATCCTCGAGAACCTCGAACACCGCGGTGCCGTGGGCGCCGACCCGCTGATGGGCGACGGCGCCGGCATCCTGGTGCAGACCCCGCATGCCTTTTTCAAGAAGGTCCTGCCCTTCGCTTTGCCGGAAAAGCACCACTATGCCGTGGCGCAACTGTTCTATCCCAACACGCCGGGCCTGCGCGACCGCGTGGCCGCGGTGGTCCGTTCCTGCCTTGAGCGCGAAGGCCTGACCCTGCTCGGCGAGCGCGTCGTGCCCACCGATAACAGCAAGCTGAGCGAAGGCGTTATCGCCACCCAGCCTGTTATCGAGCAGATGGTCATCGCCCGCCCCGAAGGCCTCACGCTCGACGAATTCGAGCGCCGCCTGCTCATCACGCGCAAGGTCATTTCCAACACCGTCTATCGGGACGTCCCGGAATCCGACAGCGACAACGGCTTCTATGTCGTCTCCCTCTCGGCCCGCACCATCGTCTACAAGGGCATGTTCCTGGCCTACCAGCTCGGCCCCTTCTATCCCGATCTCGGTGACCCCGATTTCGAGAGCGCCATCGCTTTGGTGCACCAGCGCTTCTCGACCAACACCTTCCCCTCCTGGAAGCTGGCCCATCCCTACCGCATGACCACCCACAATGGTGAAATCAACACCATCCGCGGCAACGTTAACTGGATGGCCGCCCGCCAGGCCTCGGTCTCCTCGCCGCTGTTCGGCGACGACATCACCAAGATCTGGCCCATCTCCTATGAAGGCCAGTCCGACACCGCCTGCTTCGACAACGCGCTCGAATTCCTCGTGCGCGGTGGCTATTCGCTGCCCCATGCGGCCATGATGCTGATCCCCGAAGCCTGGGCCGGCAATCCGCTGATGGATGAGCAGCGCCGCGCCTTCTACGAATATCACGCTGCCCTGATGGAGCCGTGGGACGGCCCCGCCGCCATGTCGCTGTCGGACGGCCGCTATGTCGTCGCCACGCTTGACCGCAACGGCCTGCGCCCCGCCCGTTACCTCGTGACCAAGGAAGGCCACGTCGTCCTCGCCTCGGAATCCGGCGTGCTCGACATTCCCGACGAGGACATTGTCGAGCGCTGGCGCCTGCAGCCCGGCCGCATGCTGCTGCTCGACCTCGAAGAAGGCCGCATCATCTCCGACGAGGAGATCAAGCGGACCCTCGCCACCAGTAACCCCTATGCCGAATGGCTCGCCCGCAGCCAGATCGTGCTCGAAGACCTGCCGGCCGTGCCGCCCAAGGCCCCCGAGCCCACGGATGCGCTGCTCGATCGCATGCAGGCCTTCGGCTATACCCAGGAAGACATCAAGCTGCTGATGACGCCCATGGCCACGACCGGCCAGGAAGCCGTCGGCTCCATGGGCACCGATACGCCCATTTCCGCCCTGAGCCAGAAGTCCAAGCTCCTCTACACCTATTTCAAGCAGAACTTCGCCCAGGTCACCAATCCGCCCATCGACCCGATCCGCGAGGAATCGGTCATGAGCCTAGTCAGCTTCATCGGCCCGCGCCCCAACATCTTCGATCTCGAAGGCGTCTCCCGCGAAAAGCGCCTCGAAGTGCGCCAGCCCATTCTCACCAACGAGGATCTCGAAAAGATCCGCGCCATCGGTGACATGGCGGACAACCAGTTCAAGACCAGGACCATCGACATCACCTACCCCGCCGATATGGGTGCGGCAGGCATGGAAGCGGCCATCGATGCCATCTGCCAGGAGGCCGAGGCGGCCGTCCGGGGCGAATACAACATCATCATCCTGTCCGACCGGCGCATCGCCGCTGACCGGCTGGATATCCCGACCCTGCTGGCGCTGGCCGCCGTGCATCACCACCTGATCCGCAAGGGTCTGCGCACCTCGACGGGCCTGGTCATGGAAACCGGCGAAGCCCGCGAAATGCACCATTTCGCCATGCTGGCCGGCTATGGCGCCGAAGCCGTCAATCCCTACCTGGCCTTCGAAGTGCTCTCCGCGCTCCATGCCGAGGGCGAATTCCCCGACGAGGTGGATGCGTCCGAAGTCGTGCATCGCTACATCAAGTCGGTCGGCAAGGGCCTGCTCAAGGTCATGTCCAAGATGGGCATCTCGACCTACCAGTCCTATTGCGGCGCCCAGATTTTCGACGCCGTTGGCCTCAGCACGGAATTCGTCAACAAGTACTTCTTCGGCACTGCCACCACCATCGAGGGCGTCGGCCTCAAGGAAGTGTCCCAGGAAACCGTGCGCCGCCATGCTTTGGCCTTCGGCGACGACGCCGTCTTGCGCAAGGCGCTCGATGTGGGTGGGGAATATGCCTATCGCATCCGCGGCGAAAAGCACGCCTGGAGCCCCGATGCCGTGGCCGATCTCCAGCATGCCGTACGCACCAAGGCCGAAAATGCCGAAACCGCGCAGGACCGCTACAACAGCTTCGCCGCCCGGGTGAATTCCGGCGAAAACGGCTATCTGGCCATCCGCAACCTCTTCGACATCCGCCCCCTCGGCGAGCCCGTGCCGATCGAGGAAGTCGAGCCGGCGGTCGACATCGTCCGCCGCTTCGTCACCGGCGCCATGAGCTTCGGCTCGATTTCGCGCGAAGCCCACACCACCCTCGCCCAGGCGATGAACCGCATTGGCGGCAAGTCCAACACCGGCGAGGGCGGCGAGGAGCCCGATCGTTACAAGCCCCTGCCCGATGGCTCGCGCAATCCCATGCGCTCGGCCATCAAGCAGATCGCCTCCGGCCGCTTCGGCGTCACCACCGAATATCTGGTCAATGCGGACCAGCTCCAGATCAAGGTCGCGCAGGGTGCCAAGCCCGGCGAGGGCGGCCAATTGCCCGGCCACAAGGTCGACTGGATCGTCGCCAAGACGCGCCATTCCACGCCCGGCGTGGGCCTGATCAGCCCACCGCCGCATCACGACATCTATTCCATCGAAGACCTCGCCCAGCTCATCTACGACCTCAAGAACGTCAATGAGCAGGCCGATATCTCGGTCAAGCTGGTGTCCGAAGTCGGCGTCGGCACGGTTGCGGCAGGCGTGGCCAAGGCCCGCGCCGATCACATCACCGTCTCCGGCTATGATGGCGGCACGGGCGCTTCGCCCCTGACCTCGCTCAAGCATGCCGGCGGCCCCTGGGAAATCGGCCTGGCCGAAACCCACCAGACCCTGGTGCTGAACCGCCTGCGCTCGCGCGTCGTCCTCCAGGTCGATGGCGGCCTCAAGACCGGCCGTGACGTGCTGATCGGCGCCCTGCTCGGCGCCGACGAATTCGGCTTCTCCACCGCACCGCTGATCGCGGCCGGCTGCATCATGATGCGCAAGTGCCACCTCAACACCTGCCCGGTTGGCGTCGCCACCCAGGACCCGGTTTTGCGCAAGCGCTTCAAGGGCACGCCCGAGCACGTCATCAACTACTTCTTCTTCATCGCCGAAGAGCTGCGCGGCCTCATGGCATCTATGGGTGCCCGCAACCTGCGCGACCTCATCGGCCGCTCGGACCTGCTCGACCAGAAGCACCTCGCCGAATATTGGAAGAGCGAAGGCATCGACTTCACCAAGCTCTTCCACAAGCCCGAAGCACTTGGCGGCGACACGCTCTATCACTCCGAGAGCCAGGACCATCACCTCGAAGCCGTGCTCGATCGCCAGCTGATCACCCTGGCCGAGCCCGCCTTGACGCGCGGCCAGCCCGTGCAGATCGAGCTGCCCATCCGCAGCCGCGACCGCTCAACCGGTGCCATGCTGTCCGGCGCCGTGGCCAAGGCGTATGGCCATGAGGGCCTGCCCGAGGACACGATCTCGATCAAGCTGACTGGCACGGCCGGCCAGGCCTTCGGTGCCTTCCTCGCCCGCGGCATTTCCATCGACATGGTGGGCGACGCCAACGACTATGTCGGCAAAGGCCTCAGCGGCGGCCGCATCGTCGTGCGTCCCTCCGACAAGGTGAGCTTCGAACCCTCCAAGTCCATCATCGTCGGCAATACCGTGCTCTACGGCGCCATATCGGGCGAATGCTACTTCCGCGGCATCGCCGGCGAGCGCTTCGCCGTGCGCAATTCCGGCGCCATCGCCGTTGTCGAAGGCACCGGCGATCACGGCTGCGAATACATGACCGGCGGTGTCGTCGTCGTCATCGGCCCCACCGGCCGCAACTTTGCCGCCGGCATGTCCGGCGGCGTCGCCTACGTCCTCGACGAAGACGAAACCTTCCGCCAGCGCTGCAACCTGGCCATGGTCGATCTCGAACCCGTCGCCGAGGAAGAAGCGCTCATGCAGCAGCTCCACCATCACGGCGGAGACCTCGAATGGCATGGCCGGGTCGATATCTCCGGCGACATGACCAAGCACGACGACGAGCGCCTGCACCAACTCATCTCCAACCACCTGCACTATACCGGCTCGGACCGCGCCAAGTTCATCCTCGACCACTGGGTCGAGATGCGCCCCAAATTCGTCAAGGTGATGCCGGTCGAATACCGCCGCGCCATCAAGGAGATGGAAAAGAAGCGGGCATCCGGCATGGGCATGGCGGCTGCGGAATGA